One genomic region from Daphnia magna isolate NIES linkage group LG10, ASM2063170v1.1, whole genome shotgun sequence encodes:
- the LOC116932394 gene encoding globin C, coelomic, translated as MFIHLFTILFVVYPQFRSVQAECPRGYKASSSGGRSAAAKSESQRILENFLNERDEATIRSTWNTAKKNDNIGPKTFLRYFELKPEAQKMFPAFAEVDHMKLPTNEDFLAQAKSCVSGLNSYVEHLGKNPQNCPFIAKAKGKYHHEDLKLLGVTLMGVLEEELGKGFTDESREAWRKGLHAMNEAVSKKHASRR; from the exons ATGTTTATCCATTTATTCACTATACTATTCGTGGTCTACCCGCAGTTTCGTTCGGTGCAAGCAGAATGTCCTCGTGGCTACAAA GCGAGTTCATCGGGCGGCAGGAGCGCAGCTGCAAAATCGGAGAGCCAGAGGATCCTGGAGAATTTCCTTAACGAAAGGGACGAGGCCACCATCCGTTCCACTTGGAATACTgccaaaaaaaatgacaacatCGGTCCAAAAACATTTCTACG TTACTTTGAACTGAAGCCCGAAGCGCAAAAAATGTTCCCGGCGTTTGCAGAAGTTGACCACATGAAGTTGCCAACAAATGAGGACTTTCTCGCTCAAGCAAAGAGTTGTGTATCCGGGTTGAACTCATACGTAGAGCACCTCGGTAAAAATCCCCAAAACTGCCCATTCATCGCTAaagcaaaaggaaaatatCATCATGAAGATCTCAAG CTTCTAGGAGTGACACTCATGGGAGTGTTGGAAGAAGAGTTAGGAAAGGGCTTCACTGATGAATCAAGGGAAGCATGGAGAAAGGGACTTCATGCCATGAACGAAGCCGTCTCGAAAAAACATGCTTCGAGACGTTGA
- the LOC116932392 gene encoding N-acetylated-alpha-linked acidic dipeptidase 2, producing the protein MWSNQDLSETKTMLEPSKKSDYWIVGIALIIFFTSGILIGRYGTSHDSQHVLDVKQLVIDQISTDQISSNLRYLTSTPHVAGTAQDLLQAEWMRDRFLEAGLDEAKTVPYDVLLSYPLPGVMNKVSLIDDHGRINYTTAGRQPPLGSPEEYSEDIMHNFNAFSASGVVEGNVVYVHYGRKKDYEFLLSRGINVSGHIALIRLGVIFRGSKVELAERYGAIGAILFSDRIEKTSQDRNFTYPDSWWMPGTGAEYGHVGRLRGGDLLTPYYPAIESAFRINEDNHPGLPKIPVLAIGYEEAEVILRHISPENPAPTKWGGKMDAPYNIGPNLRYPGWKVRLDVSITNERRTTFNTIGILKGSVEDDRYVLLGNHRDAWTFGALDPSSGTASMIEIARVFGNIKREQNWRPRRTIVFCSWGAHEYGLVGSYEWTQQHAKVLNQRAVAYLNVDTAVSGNRTLFGNAFPTLKHLLVDTAKLIPNPNVNEVKFGRKTVFDTWITQSRDREIVDQPSVGNLGGGSDFEGFSYVVGIPAVDFGYMTNGAYPTRYSLYDSYHLASNIVDRGFVHHQAVARMWAVMAITLSDSTVLPFDILAYASYLNQSLSLLQSRYGGVLLQNGVSLKHVRVSLDHFVFAVKNFNNNVLKNVDHSDIMAVRRINDKLMYLERFFIDPKGLPEHPETNHIVFSTSTSDSHTFSSFAGLVDLIVKVGNNTEVDDPDTWIKIRHHLSVVAFLIGEAGRSLNGDF; encoded by the exons ATGTGGTCGAATCAAGACTTGTCggaaacgaaaacaatgctgGAACCCAGCAAAAAATCGGATTATTGGATAGTGGGAATTGCTTTGATCATTTTCTTCACTTCAG gTATTTTGATTGGTCGATATGGAACCAGCCATGATAGTCAACATGTTTTAGACGTCAAGCAGTTGGTAATTGACCAGATCTCTACAGATCAAATAAGCTCTAATCTAAG gTATTTGACGAGCACGCCGCATGTGGCTGGAACAGCCCAAGACTTGTTACAAGCTGAATGGATGAGAGATCGTTTTCTGGAAGCAGGGTTGGATGAAGCTAAAACGGTTCCATACGACGTATTGCTCTCGTATCCGCTGCCAGGAGTGATGAATAAAGTTTCACTGATCGACGACCATGGTAGAATTAATTACACTACAGCTGGTCGTCAACCGCCCCTTGGATCTCCCGAAGAATATTCAGAGGATATCATGCATAACTTCAACGCATTCTCGGCTAGTGGAGTAGTTGAG GGAAATGTTGTCTACGTCCATTATGGTCGAAAGAAGGATTACGAGTTTTTGTTGTCACGCGGAATTAATGTTTCTGGTCACATTGCTCTGATTCGATTAGGGGTGATATTTCGTGGATCCAAG GTGGAGTTAGCTGAAAGATATGGTGCAATTGGAGCGATTCTATTTTCCGATCGGATTGAGAAAACGAGTCAGGACCGCAATTTTACCTATCCCGATAGCTGGTGGATGCCGGGCACTGGAGCCGAGTATGGTCACGTCGGCCGCTTGCGAGGTGGAGACTTATTGACGCCCTACTACCCGGCCATTG AAAGCGCTTTCAGAATTAATGAAGACAATCACCCAGGTCTGCCTAAAATTCCCGTACTGGCAATAGGTTACGAAGAAGCTGAAGTAATTCTTAGACATATCTCCCCCGAAAACCCTGCGCCGACCAAATGGGGCGGTAAAATGGATGCACCCTACAATATTGGTCCTAATCTTCGCTATCCTGGATGGAAAGTTAGGTTAGACGTCAGCATCACCAATGAAAGGAGAACCACTTTCAATACAATCGGAATTTTAAAAGGATCAGTCGAAGATG ACCGCTATGTTCTCTTGGGGAATCACCGCGATGCCTGGACATTTGGAGCATTGGACCCGTCAAGCGGCACGGCGTCTATGATTGAAATTGCAAGGGTTTTTGGAAACATCAAACGCGAACAAA ATTGGCGACCTCGTAGGACAATAGTGTTCTGTAGCTGGGGCGCTCATGAATATGGATTGGTGGGATCATATGAATGGACCCAGCAACACGCAAAAGTTCTCAACCAAAGAGCTGTGGCGTATCTTAACGTAGACACTGCCGTCAGTG GTAACCGCACTCTCTTTGGCAACGCTTTTCCCACCTTGAAGCATTTGTTGGTCGATACAGCTAAACTTATACCGAATCCGAATGTCAATGAAGTAAAGTTTGGTCGGAAAACAGTCTTTGATACATGGATAACGCAATCGCGAGATCGAGAAATTGTTGATCAACCCTC gGTAGGGAATCTTGGTGGTGGTAGCGATTTTGAAGGATTTTCTTACGTCGTCGGGATTCCAGCAGTTGATTTTGGCTACATG acaaaCGGTgcttacccgacccgatattCCCTGTACGATAGTTATCATTTGGCAAGCAACATTGTTGATAGAGGATTTGTTCACCACCAAGCCGTGGCACGAATGTGGGCCGTCATGGCTATTACGCTCTCTGATTCTACTGTTCTGCCGTTTGATATCTTAGCTTACGCATCCTATCTGAATCAGTCATTAAGTTTGCTGCAAAGTAGATACGGAGGTGTTTTACTACAGAATGGCGTTTCGCTAA AACACGTACGAGTATCCCTTGACCATTTCGTATTCGCTGTAAAGAATTTCAACAATAACGTGCTGAAGAATGTTGACCATTCTGATATTATGGCAGTGCGGCGAATTAACGATAAGCTCATGTATTTGGAACGCTTCTTCATCGACCCGAAAGGCTTACCTGAGCATCCTGAAACTAA TCACATTGTATTCTCGACAAGCACCAGCGATTCCCACACGTTCAGCTCTTTTGCTGGACTTGTGGATTTGATCGTAAAAGTGGGAAATAACACAGAAGTAGACGACCCGGACACTTGGATCAAGATTCGTCATCATCTTTCTGTCGTAGCATTTTTAATTGGAGAGGCAGGCCGATCACTCAATGGAGATTTTTAA
- the LOC116932393 gene encoding N-acetylated-alpha-linked acidic dipeptidase 2, giving the protein MGNKSIALLLATTSAVFFVFGALIGVYVIEENKNGFVTLNIKPLLIDEISAEKISANLKHLTSVPHVAGTEQDLLQAEWVRDRFLESGLDEAHTVPYDVLLSYPRHGVVNTVQLIDEKNQANFTTAGRQPPLGTPQDSYDKVLMNFNAYSGNGIVEGNIVYAYYGRDVDYEELQKRGVNVTGHVVLVRYGAIFRGSKVVIAAKWGAIGVILFTDPKDKAKEGRNFTFPDSWWLPGMGVESGSLYVVDGDPLTPAYPAIESAFRLKEEEQANLPRIPVQPIGYDEAEILLRSMSCENPAPPEWAGLLATNYCLGPKPLNPDWKVRINVSTTNEMRRTYNTIGILRGSVEEDRYVLLGNHRDAWTFGALDPSSGTASMIEVVRALGHIKKNNNWRPRRTMVFCSWGAEEFGLIGSYEWTQQFAKVLSQRAVAYLNVDVAVGGNQTLRGSAYPMLKKLLIESSKLVPNPNAAEIAAGRKTVFDTWAKNSPDANNPGQPAVGNMGGGSDFAPFAYVVGAPTTDFGYTAPSSYPTYHTLYDNYQLASEIVDRGFVHHQAVARMWAISAADLADATILPFDIKSYAAFLNDSLTALEDKYDEQLQQNNATFKYFRASVDSFSKATNDFSEKTLDTINVEDPLEVRRVNDRLVQLERFFIDPKGLPDRPETNHIVFSVSANNAYGSDTFAGLVDLLFEVGNKTEAQDSVTWNKIRQHLSVIAFLIGEAARSLSDNLW; this is encoded by the exons ATGGGTAACAAATCAATTGCCTTGCTATTAGCTACAACATCGGcagtattttttgtttttg GTGCTTTAATTGGGGTCTACGTCATTGAAGAAAATAAGAATGGCTTTGTTACATTGAATATCAAACCTTTGCTAATTGATGAAATTTCAGCTGAAAAAATTAGTGCAAACCTCAA ACATCTGACTAGTGTTCCACATGTTGCTGGAACGGAACAAGATTTGCTACAAGCGGAGTGGGTGCGGGATCGTTTTCTTGAATCGGGACTCGACGAGGCCCATACGGTGCCTTACGACGTGTTACTTTCATATCCACGCCATGGGGTGGTAAACACAGTGCAGTTGATTGATGAAAAGAATCAAGCTAATTTTACAACGGCCGGTCGACAGCCTCCGCTCGGTACGCCACAAGATTCCTACGACAAAGTGTTAATGAATTTCAACGCATACTCGGGAAATGGCATCGTCGAA GGCAACATTGTTTATGCGTATTACGGTCGAGACGTGGATTATGAAGAATTACAAAAACGAGGAGTTAATGTTACGGGACATGTTGTCTTGGTGCGTTATGGTGCCATTTTCCGGGGATCGAAA GTGGTGATTGCCGCCAAATGGGGTGCAATTGGAGTGATCTTATTCACCGACCCGAAAGATAAGGCAAAAGAAGGTCGAAATTTTACGTTTCCAGATAGCTGGTGGTTGCCCGGTATGGGAGTTGAAAGCGGTTCCCTTTATGTGGTAGACGGTGATCCTTTAACTCCTGCCTATCCAGCgatag AAAGTGCATTTCGTTTAAAGGAAGAAGAACAGGCCAACTTGCCAAGAATTCCCGTTCAACCAATTGGCTATGATGAAGCTGAAATATTGCTTCGTAGCATGTCGTGTGAAAATCCTGCTCCACCGGAATGGGCCGGTCTTCTCGCTACGAACTACTGCCTCGGTCCTAAGCCGCTCAATCCCGACTGGAAAGTCCGGATTAACGTCAGTACTACTAATGAAATGAGAAGAACATATAACACCATAGGAATTTTACGCGGATCAGTCGAAGAGG ATCGTTACGTCTTGCTGGGAAACCACCGGGACGCTTGGACATTTGGGGCCTTAGATCCTTCAAGCGGAACGGCGTCTATGATTGAAGTCGTCCGTGCTCTAGGACATATCAAGAAAAATAATA ATTGGCGACCACGACGAACCATGGTGTTCTGCAGTTGGGGAGCAGAGGAATTCGGTTTAATTGGCTCCTATGAGTGGACCCAGCAGTTTGCTAAAGTATTGAGCCAAAGAGCCGTGGCTTATCTGAACGTAGACGTGGCAGTCGGTG GAAATCAAACCCTCCGTGGCTCAGCTTACCCTATGCTTAAAAAACTACTAATTGAATCATCTAAACTTGTTCCTAATCCTAACGCAGCTGAGATAGCTGCTGGTAGGAAAACTGTTTTTGATACCTGGGCGAAAAATTCTCCAGACGCGAATAATCCGGGGCAACCTGC GGTTGGTAACATGGGCGGTGGCAGCGATTTTGCCCCGTTTGCCTACGTCGTTGGAGCACCTACTACAGATTTCGGCTATACC GCCCCTTCTTCTTACCCAACCTACCATACTCTATACGATAACTATCAACTCGCTAGTGAGATTGTGGATCGTGGTTTCGTGCATCACCAGGCTGTAGCGAGGATGTGGGCAATTTCAGCTGCCGATCTCGCTGATGCTACAATTTTACCCTTTGATATCAAATCCTATGCCGCTTTCTTAAATGATTCACTAACGGCACTAGAAGATAAATACGATGAGCAGCTTCAGCAGAATAATGCCACTTTCA AATACTTCCGTGCCTCCGTCGATTCCTTTAGCAAAGCTACCAACGATTTTTCGGAGAAAACTTTGGACACCATAAATGTAGAAGATCCATTAGAAGTCAGGCGCGTTAATGACCGACTTGTTCAGCTGGAACGCTTCTTCATTGACCCTAAAGGATTGCCTGACCGTCCTGAAACCAA CCACATCGTTTTCTCCGTCAGCGCTAATAACGCCTATGGATCGGACACGTTCGCCGGATTAGTAGATTTGCTCTTTGAGGTGGGAAATAAAACGGAGGCCCAGGATTCAGTTACTTGGAACAAGATTCGCCAACATTTATCAGTTATCGCTTTCTTGATTGGTGAAGCTGCTCGTTCTCTAAGCGACAATTTGTGGTAA
- the LOC116932397 gene encoding uncharacterized protein LOC116932397: MTGLRNRFNGSVSGLHRLLHFLGLDSSPGSSKWKTKLWGSIVFLVMFQAGLYVFVLRSFPYFKCFLIKLNATITLLDRFTRFFSVGSIHLILLLKLDSFLDSFFNQLNPIDLQLCLPKLSRVRRLATAGVVWIFFVCNSQVICATYVELVEAPRKYSISLLERLQQFIRLESYMILDVSVVIFCTLGELLVIYYRQLANDVILCPSSKDFFRFSSISTQLSCTAAFLRTQFSSILLVNCIHSFVCLLLFADALISELQNPNLKITALWTSIVLIDCLVRLWLIGHTADKIRTASQRCIRSLRHLRDHTLLDINPSYQRNQITLAIVEIPRTLPHFKLFGMITLSKELVFGV, from the exons ATGACTGGGCTAAGAAATCGGTTCAACGGATCAGTCTCTGGTCTTCATCGTCTCCTCCACTTTCTTGGTCTTGATTCTTCACCTGGATCTAGTAAATGGAAAACGAAACTGTGGGGCAgcattgtttttttggttatGTTTCAAGCTGGCCTGTACGTGTTCGTTTTGCGGTCTTTTCCTTATTTTAAATGCTTCCTCATCAAATTGAATGCCACCATTACCTTGTTGGACCGCTTCACCCGCTTTTTCAGCGTCGGCAGCATACACTTAATTTTACTTTTGAAATTGGACAGTTTTCTGGACTCATTTTTCAACCAATTAAATCCAATTGATTTACAATTATGCCTTCCCAAGTTGTCCAGAGTTCGTCGTTTGGCCACCGCCGGAGTAGTTTGGATCTTTTTCgtg TGTAACAGTCAAGTCATTTGTGCAACGTACGTGGAGCTTGTTGAAGCTCCAAGAAAATATTCCATCTCTTTACTAGAAAGACTACAGCAATTCATTCGTCTTGAGAGTTACATGATTTTGGATGTTTCTGTGGTGATCTTTTGCACCCTCGGGGAACTGTTGGTGATCTATTATCGACAACTGGCAAATGACGTAATTCTTTGTCCGTCTTCAAAAGATTTCTTCCGCTTCTCATCCATTTCAACTCAGCTCTCGTGCACTGCTGCTTTTCTACGAACTCAGTTTTCTAGCATCTTGTTGGTCAACTGCATTCATTCGTTCGTCTGCCTGCTTCTTTTCGCTGATGCGCTAATATCCGAACTTCAAAATCCTAACTTGAAGATTACTGCACTTTGGACATCTATCGTTTTAATTGATTGCTTAGTTCGTTTATGGTTGATTGGCCATACTGCCGACAAAATTCGCACTGCC AGTCAACGATGCATTCGTAGCCTGAGACATCTGAGAGATCATACTTTATTGGATATCAACCCTTCGTATCAGCGCAATCAG ATTACATTGGCTATAGTGGAAATTCCCAGGACGCTACCACATTTTAAGTTGTTCGGGATGATCACATTGTCCAAGGAACTCGTGTTTGGGGTATAA